From the genome of Liolophura sinensis isolate JHLJ2023 chromosome 5, CUHK_Ljap_v2, whole genome shotgun sequence:
GATGTGGCCATATAAAACTACAAGAAAGTCTATCACCTTTCCTCTTGGGGCGTAAAATTGGCTTTAAGCTGCAGTTGTCGGAAAGCACCGGCTGGTCAGTCTGGATAGTGGATAACTGTGAAAACGACTTTGTTTGGGGTGAGAGTCCGAATTTCCGACCATTAATGGAAAATGAGCATAAAACAGAGGGTTTATTAGCAAGTATAAAATATGTCTCAGAAGTGGGAATTTTCGTGCTCATTTTTAGCAAATCATTCTTTATTTTCCGAATATTGCTGCGAATTTTTCCATACTTTTTGCCCTTTAACATAGTCATATGAGTGTTGTATATTTTcgtttaataaacatttttacattttcggTGAGATTTTTACAAATGTAGGCGATTTTTCAAAACTGGGCAATTATTTAAcatatgggggggggggtattttcGTACTGTAATAAAATTcaatattgtaatatttattacaatattacattatttatttcagtgggtAAAAATTATTGTAAACTAATTATTAAACTGGTAATAATCATTTTGTGTAAACAACACCCTGTTTACAGATGAGTTAACACCTGCACAAGGTAGACATTCCTGTTAAAATTGGTATGAGCTTTGACCCTGATATTGGTATAGACATGAGACGTAGGCCTGGCTCTCCCTGGCTCAGTGATCTAATTGTTGGTCTTCCATTAGAAACTTATGACTAGGGAGGTCTCGTGGTCGAGTCTATTGGCTCATTTGGCGGCGGCCTTATGTCAGAGAATTTGACAAGAGCCTGGCGAACGACGGCGCATAGGTTCCTCCAGACTACACACAGTTTCCCATATGCAGACGTAAATTACAGGAGACATTATACCAAAAATATCCGAGAGATTATCTCTGGCTCCAGGATGATCTAACTGTATTAGGCTTAAGTCAGGCTTTGTTAGAAAAAGTTTAACGTCAGAAAAAGCTTAAAGCTTGAAAACATTAAGgatttttatttgaatactACGACTTATCTTAGACGTGATTGTCCATATCTTTGTTTAGGAATAATACGACATGTTAACACTACGTCTGATTTAAATCCTTAACCAGCTTTGTGAGCCAGGGTCTGTATTTACCGAGCAACTTAAGTCACAAAAAGGGTTTAAAAAGCTTAAATGAGAATAGGAAAGAACTAAAACTGTGTTTGGTACAATGATCTACAGTAAAGGATCAGTGTACACATTTTACACTCTCCAGAGCAAAAACATTTAGCTTTAGCtgtgaaatttttacttaagtctgAAGACTTTTGTAAAATATAGACCTTGGGGCAAATGTTTTTATCACAAGTTTATTGAATTGGTGAATTTCACAAGCTTAAGCAGGAAGTCCAAACAGTTGTGTGGTCACGAACTCCATCTTAACCACATCTCGTGTGGAAGGTAGAGTTTGCCTATACCGGTACTGGATGTCCATAAGACGTGCTTGAAACTGTCTCTGTATTATTGTATGGATGGCTGAGCAAACATCTTGTATACTTAACTCCACAAATCAATAGAATGCTGTTAGGCTTATGTTCGTAAATTTACATCATTAACTATAGGTTATCTAGGCATATTGCTGACACTCCCCGTCGTAAGCATTCTCTATAGACCTAACCTAAGGTTCACCTGTCTTCCTTAAACCTATGGGTTTGCTAACTAATGATTATTTAGCACGTCTCTTTCTTATGGCCTCTCCGTGCTCCTCACCTCCCCAGGGCCTTCGTGGTGAAAAGAAAACTCTGCACACTCGGTAAACTTGGAGAATAAGGCAAGTATCCCGGTACCTGCTAGCGTCAGCTGAACAGTTTTCCAATTTTAActaatctttgtttattttacttgttTCTAAAAGGGTCTGCTTCCTGTTTGTGTTGATTTTGGGTGTTAGCGTTCCTAATTCTAACAGGGATGATCTCGCCACTGTGTGTGACAGAAATACTGTTAATGTGGCTTAATTTAACCTTTAATCATTAATCCATTTTTgatttcatccattcattcattcattcattcgttcattcattcattcttctcTGTCCTAACATAAACTGAtgaccaaaagaaactttaccagAAGTTCAAATCAATACATTttgccaaaacaaaaacaagattaCAGAAGTTCagtatattgaaaagaccaatgacctTAGacattgaaagtcttgagtaagaacggacaaagcagccctcaaatcattttacaagtgaacaaacagagctgggtggaaaaatagccattccatcttggttaacaatgggcagagtatacaaaaagtttattatttttaaaaaggcagtcaatatcaaaaccaatctaTATTGCGTGTgaccaccccttgcttcaatgcatgcaaaaactctccgacgcacaGAAAAAGGCAATcatctgatgagatgacgtggtaTTCGCTGCCATTCATCTtagagagcgaacgccagttcttgtcggttggctgcaaggttttgccgttgtcttactcgacgacccatgatatcccaaaggtgttctatgggggacatattTGGGCAACGTGCAGACCACGGCACAACGTTGACATctttggcgtccaggaagttctgcacaactcgagttCTATgaggtctggcgttgtcatgctggtacaggacatcacgtggctgctgttgaaggaatgggaGGACGCCatgacgtagaatttcatccacgtaacgttgagctgttaggttcccgtagatgatgaccagtggtgtccgttcctctccacatatcccaccccacaccatcacgctgccgccaccaaacggtaccatcTCCTGGACGCATGATACAGCCGTTCGTTCgcgacggtaaactcgctgtctgccatcggctcggaacaggcagaagcagCCTttatccgtgaaaacaacaagtcgccaatcacgtcgctgtcAACGGCGAAAAATTCGAGCCCATCACAACATCTTGtcgacgatgttcggctgtcaacaactgccctctgaatggtcgataggccctaattccgtgagccataGGTCACATGGACAGGATGTGCCGTCTGAtccggtgacctaaggcattgattgacgacgGCGTCACTttcaggaagcggttcctcaggtgtaaagtGTGCAGGTACCtttcttctctgggcgtagttaccccaGGCCTGCCTGTtattggcctgtccgatgtctgcctgTAACGTTGCaccaagtttgacacagttacacgagagcagccgaaggcccttgcaatgtgggcatgggtggctccatGTATACCATACCCAGGGTCAATCGAGTCATCACTTTGGTGggttttagtcagtgtgcaagtccagcacactgtgtgtaacgtttttatacacttattacatgtgcagttgcggcacgtgttttttcaactttctttgttgtttcaaaacaaattggtgtgggcgtatatgacgcttgtcgcacatgggaatatgcttcgtacaatgttttcctacaaaaatttggtattaatttgctgaaaaggctggttaaatttaactgacGGAGTtgaaaagtttcttttggccgtcagtttacaTGGCTCCCCGTAATTACAGGAATTATCTTCTAACATGCTAAGTTTAAAATGTCACAGGTTTCCAGAAAATAGGAATCCGAAATACCTCCTTGGCTAAATCATAAAGAACCTGATGCCTTcctgtgtatgcatgtatgtatctgtgcatgtgtgtatgcgtgtgcgtgcgtgcgtgcgtgcgtttgtgtgtgtgtgtgtgtgtgtgtgtgtgtgtgtgtgtgtgtgtgtgtgtgtgtgtgtgtgtgtgcgtgcgtgcttgcgtttgtgtgtatgtgtgtgcatgtatgtatgcatgtgagTAGGTATGCGTGTATGCATGtacgtttgtatgtatgtatgcatgcttagggttttacgttGTGGTTTAGATTTTTTCTTCATTGACGGTGTaagaatgtttcagtcatatggcgactaTTAACtttattaggtgtgtgcacatgtactgtgtcgTCTTATGAGTCCATGACGCCAATTGCTGCCGCccctgaagtatcatgcggaagacaatatacatgacaccccaaccagtcacaatattttgacaccgggccagtcctgtttctttgatctgacctctcagtgcagagcgccaagcgagacagcaacaagccTTCGTTTGAGAATCACGTTCACACTTGCACGGATGTTACAACAAAAACCGGCTTTTGCTCATTTGCGTGACACATCACTGTGCCGTCGGTCGGTTTGACAAATGAGAAAATGCCTGAAACTATTCAAGATAGGTGAACTCTGGCCCATGTTTAAACACACATCGTAAGACAATGTTACTCTCTGTCGTAACCTTATATACTTGCTTTACTCTAAGAAAATAATCCTTTAAAGTTGAGATTTAAAAATGTCTGCAGTAGGAGTGGTGCTAGGATGTAGCCTGTTATTGCAGCATATTATCCTGGTAAATATAACACaggtatttattaatttaaaaatgaaaactgtattaGACAAATATCaccttgaaaatgacacagtATTGCGTTATAGCAACAGAAGACATTATAGCATCACTCGGTCAACATAACGTAGTTAGATTTTGTAATGTAGTTGTGTACCCCGTTCATCCCGTATGCATTTCAACTTGTAGAACGTCTTTTCGATTCAGTAATCAGATGTACAGTATTTGATCGGAAGATAAAGAATTTCAGAAATGCGTGTGCATACGAAGATGCTCTGCAAACGCTCGTGGTGTTCTAGAATCACGAAATGTAATAAAACTAATATAATGTGGGTCGAAATTTCAACCTATAATGTAACATTGTCACATTATGGGTAGCATGTGATACCCATAGTGCAATCTACTGCATTACACTATTGGTAGTGATACCCATAGTGTAATCTGCTGCATTACACTATTGGTAGTAATACCCATAGTGTAATCTGCTGCATTACACTGTTGGTAGTGATACCCATAGTGTAATCTAGTGCATTACACTGTTGGTAGTGATTACCCAGTTTATGGCTATTAATatcacaaaatgtatttacttcTGGCTAATATATTAGTGCGAATAAAATACTGTTTACAAATAGTTTGACAACTCTATGCATTTGGTAGAATTTGCTGTTAAATAGACATGTGGTTACAAGGAGCTAAAGAgctttttaaaatacataacTCCATGGAGCACCATTGGAAGGCAAGAGACCTATTTAATCCCGCTTTGTATAAAGATCCCTGTTTCGTCGACCAAAATactaaccgccgtcgtataagtgaaatattcatgagtacgacaGAAATGAatttaggtaaataaataaataagtaataaataaataaataaataaataaataaataaataaaagactaAGACTTGTCAATGTGACTTAGTGATTCTATACAGTCTGACCAGGAAGCCCACCTGGCCTACCCAGCTTTAGACCGTCATCACCTTATCTTATTATActgttatatactagtatatacttgccctaattatttatttagtagttgtttaacgccacattcaATATATTTCCCACCTAAgcgatggctgtgagtttaaaGGGTGGGGGAAACTGGGGCGCCTAAGGTAAACCACCATTTTTGGATAggtcactgacgaactttcctacatgggatttacatatatgcacatcatGTTGGTGTAAGATAAGTAATTTTCAACGAACCGTATATGCAAACGGCTACAAGATTGTTGTCGGCTGcatattgtcactaaggcctcCTGAACTTGTTTATAGCTGGACGTTTACTAATTCCCGGCCCAAAGCCCGGTTTGATCCAGTACCTTGTATATTCTTGCAATTTTGTTTTTCGCCTAACTTTCTTGATTTCCGTTGAAACCATAATCTTCGTTTTAGAGTTCCGTTTTCTGTATCCGTTTACATCTCAATACAAATACTGATACCTGATGCTGCTCTCGTGAAAAATATGGACAGCCGCAAGTTGAAAAACCAACAGTTATAAGGCTTACATGTGCTGAGCTCAGTGGTTAGGGTACTAGTGCAGCGTATCGACCCAGGAGCAGGTCACCAATGCTAAGGCTGTTGGCTTCCCCTAGGGCCCTGtctgattttctcccaccataatcaaTCAAGAAATCAAATACTCAGTGAATTTAGCTTATTACTTACGCACCTTTAtgaataagaaaataataatttcagGCCATATTTGTCACGTTGTCTCATGCTTTACAAATTACTGTGACCCAATGTCGCTTTTACCAATTTATCTATCGCTTTACAAAATACCCTAAGCCGATGCCAAGAAATATTTctcgcttttttttttctcgacgCACATTTCTGTGGTTGATTCTGAGTCACTCAGGAATGACTCATGTTAAAAGATACGACCGAGTCCCGTGTTAAGATATGACGGACAGAACGACTACAGAGCAGATGCGCAGTTAGGAAAAGCAGAGTTTACATCTCAGAGTAATATACAGATctatatatttctgtacatttgtTAATCTCTCTTACTTCTTAATTGTGTCGCTACAACATGACTGAAATATAGCCGATGTcgttttatgtcataatcatgtaaTCGTTCGAATTGCGGGGCCTTGAATATCCTCAACACGTTAAGCTGACCGTCATTGTAAAAGCGAAAAATTCTAGAGTACGACGTCAAGGAAAAatcgctctgcccggtttcctcccacgattatgatggccgccgtcgtatacgggaaatattcttgaatacggagtACAGCTCCAATCcaacaaataattatttatctaacgtgttttacactgtgctcaagtatttttcatttatacgacagtgggCAGCATTATGTTAGGAGGAAGTAAggaacagcccgggggaaacccacgaccatccgcagatggctggagaggaaggaGATGATTTGAACTCGTCGTACATGAGCCGTCCAGTAAAGCTGCGAACCAATAGGAAACGCGCCTTGACACGAATTTGCGTATTCCTCTCATTGGTATCTGACGTGCGCAACTCTGTGTAGTTTCCCTTGGCTTGTCTCGATCGTGCCTATTGCCACTGGTTGGCCTACATACTGGGATGAAGCACAGGTTAAACTTAAAATATGACGGGTTAGTGGAGACCGCTGTAACTATTAGTTATAATGATGATCATAATCATGCCGCGGCTGAACTCTAATGGCAAACTCTATGATGTTGGTATACTTATGACtatgttgatatatttatgaCTGTGTTGGTATACTTATGACTATGTCGGTATATTTACGAggcctctgtggttcagttggtttgtgcgctagcgcagcgtaatgacccaggaacctctcaccaatgcggtcgctgtgagttcaagtccagctcaggctggcttcctctcccgccataggtgggaaggtcttccagcaacctgcggatggtcgtgggttttcaccggactctgtctggtttccttccgctataatgctggtcgccgtcgtatgagtgaaatattcttgagtacggcgtaaaacaccaatgaaataaataaataattgttggTATATTTATAACTGTGCTGGTACATTTATGAGAATGCCGGTATACTTATAACTATGTtgatatatgtatgaatatgttGGTATATTTACGACTATGTCTGTATTCTTATACCTAAGCTCCTATATTTATGACTGTGTTGGTATATGTATGACTATGTTGGTATACTTTTGACtatgttgatatatttatgCCTTTTATATTTATGGCTAActtgtttatttggttgttgtgcAACCATACAcccaataatttttcatttatacaatgatCGTCACCTGAGCACTAGCCGTTTCCTTCATCCGGCCAATAATCTCTCCTATGCTCTTCTTACAAGTCTTTTCCCTAACAGCCGGCCGTCAATAAACTCTCAGCACTGACCTTTCCCCCATATCGTCAATAGCATCTCAGGGCTAGTCTTTTCTCCAATGCCCCCTCATGAATGGCCTCTCCTTAGCTCTCAGCACTAGCCTTTCATGCAATCCCCTCAACTTCCGCTTTGCTCTCAGAACTAGTTCTCAGAACTAGTCCCCATCCCGTCAATAATCCCCATTATACACTCTGCAGTAGTTTTTTCATAAAGAGCATACTTTCTTGAGCCTTACAATATCCTGTAGACCTTAACTGTAACCATCAAAACACTATACATCCATAACAAATGTGTTATTTTCTGATCTTGCAGATCGTTCGCAGCCAAGGTAAGATGACGATGAACCTCAAGGACTTAGTTAGCCTCAGGAGAATGTTAATCCCTCTGTTAATGATATGCTTCGTGACATTCGCCTGGCAGTTGGATGTCATGTCCAGTTTTACATTGGATCCGAAAGTATTATATTTGTACCCTTCTGTGAGGCCGCCGAACATCAGCAGGAACCAGAAGCTGGAACACATCGACAGTTCGTTGACACCAGAAACCAAccaaaaacacaatcaaatgaGGAATGCGTACCTAAAACGACTAGCCGGACTTCCTCGACCAGAGTATCGGTCAGCAAAATTGTTCAAAGAATTTGGAGAACCAGTTTATAAAATGTTACCGTCCAATTCCACAAgggttaaaaaaatattgatgtggACAGGATTTTTCGGCAACACCAGCTTTATCCCTAAAAACATATCAATTGGTAAAAACAGGTACTGTATAGGGACACACAACAGAACACAATTACTGTCGAGCGATCTTGTGATAATGCACGCTAGGGATATGAAGCAAGGTGCAAAAAGCTTGCCACCTGAACGACGCCCGTTCCAGAGATGGGCTTATTTCGTATTGGAATCGCCGTTTAATAGAGGGCTTGATGTTCGTCAGTTCAACGGAATATTTAACTGGACTCTAACATACAGAGATGATACCGATGTTGCCATGCCATATTTTCATGTGCGAAAAAGAGAAAGACCATTAACGCCAGCAAACTATAGAGAattatatgcaaatatttacaGGTCTAAATCAAAGCTCATCTCGTATGTGAATAGCCATTGTCACACACCTCATTCGAAAAGACTTGAATATATGAAAGAACTTAGTCAGTATATTCCGGTTGATATGTACGGGGGTTGTTTTAAGCTTAAGTgccacataaacactgaagaCTGCACCAATTTGTTGACTCAGTATAAATTTTATCTGGCAATGGAAAACGGCAATTGTCGCGACTACATAACGGAGAAAGTTGGTCAGCCGTTGTTTGTCTGGAAAGCTGTTCCGGTTGTGATGGGTGGGGGAGATCCCTCGGATTACGAACGACACCTCCCGCCGGGTTCCTATATCCACAGTTCTGGGTTTGAATCGCCTGAACATCTAGCTAACTATCTGTTGTTCCTGGATAAAAACCCAGCACTGTACGAGATGTATCACCAGTGGAGAAAAACTCATGACGGCGACAATGATTTGGTTGCAGGATTTCGCGACGTTTGCCAGGCTTTGTACGATGGTGACACAAAGCCCAGTCAAACGTACCGAGACTTTTCTGAATGGTATGCAGAAGACACATGCAAGCCCTAGTTTTTAAGAGGTCAATGATGGAACATAAAATTTATACTTTATAAGATTATGATAATTTTTTGTATTGATCCCAAAACTGAAATCTGGgcaaagaaaaggaaagaaaaaagaaaacatttttataatgCAATCTGTCTTCAACTGTCTTGATAACAATGGTTTACATGAAATGTTATAAGGgtaggaaaaacaaaaagaaacacgATCGACGTCAAAAACAAACCAGCCACAGTAGGCAGTATTTCCGTATTGTTGTCAACATTTTGTTCGTGCTTACATTCATTCACACAGTCTGATGGAACTTGCAACATCTTACTGACCAGGGTATGTCTAAAGAAACATGGATACCTAAGTGGAAAGGTCAAGGCCTGCTTTTTTGAGTAAAATTAGCCACAATTTGTAAACGTGATTTTTATTGGTTAACACTTTTTGGCGTTGACAAATTAACATTGATTTGTGTAATTGAGGGTATAACTTAGGTTAGAATATTACTCCGCCACTTTGAAAGCTTTCTTTCATTGGTTATTCTAGGCCAGAAACCATAATTTCACTAGTTGATTATGATAACAATAGCGTGTCGCTCTGGAGTGGAAATATCGCGGTTGTTGTGTGAGAAAACTTTTACAATAAAACGTATTATACGCAAACTTAGCATCGCGCACATAGGtagacattttaaatttattgaggCCATGCTGAAATAATTGAAGGATGATTGAAGCAACCTGGTGTCAGTTTCGTCATGCGTACTCCGTGTTAAGTAACGATTAGCTACGTGCGCTGCGTACGCTGTCATGTCAGTTAAGGTATGAGGGCAAATTCGTGAATCCGAAACCTGGAAACGAAGTAAACAATGTTATATAATTCCTCTGCAGCCAACAAATATTCGTCCGGGTTGCCTCCCACAATTATGCTGGTAATAATGCCATAAGTTAATTACACCAATTGAATTAAAAAGTCAATTAGCCACATGGCCGACGGTCCAAATATTGagttttaataaatacattcatcCACTAAATGGTTGTGGAAAAAGAAACTGAAATAGAGATATGTTTTTGTGGAGACTTCATTCTATATGTTAATTAATTGAATGCCTGAGTTTCGGTATAGTATAAGTAACTTACTTAAcattattatcattacaaaaatgtaaatttgttgttgttgttttttaaacaattttacatCTGACAAGTATAATTAgttcaatattatttttttcattattcatgccTATATTTAGTACATCTATTACTGTtacatcaataaaatgtttattacatgtgtattacattacatatatttgtgtgGTTATGATCTTGTAATTGTATTGTGATGTAATATCACGGTTACACGTAAAAACTAAAACTGACACTCTCCTATGTAACGTTCCACTGCATATCATTTGAAGCAAAAATGGTTGTTCCGGCACGAAGCTTCTTGTTTCATTCGAAAGTTTGTGAATAGTTTTACATGTGAGGTGTTATCTCGATTTCTTTATCTTTGAACGTATGACTAAGAGCCTAAAGCAGTATACAATCAAtatttccggtttcctcccaacacaatgctggccaccgttgtataagtgaaatattcttgagtacgtcgtaaagagccaaacaaacaaacaaataaataatttctgcttaagccatgacgcatggggcgtgtaattttctactatttaagtatttacatgaacagttaggtAAACCCTCGCTGAGGTAAATCGgcaagaggttgtatttcatCCGTCATGTGTGAACACTTGCCTgttgttttggggaattggtTTTGTCATTGTTGCCCCTAAACGTCCTGATCGGGCTGCATGTTATTGctgacgtgtgatcatttgccatcTGTCACACTATCGAcgctgctctgctttttctctctatgctgtaagtctttaattatattacgtATTATTATCATGATATAATATCTGCACTACACATACACGTGCATTCGCATcatagtattttatttattttatttgatgagtgttttaagccgtaaggaagaatagttcacttatacgacgacggccagcattatggtgagagggagCTGGACATAGCCCTTGgcaaacccacggccattcatAGTAGACCGCACAACATTTATCATATGTACAAAGGTCAGCTTGTGCCGGGGGCGTTATATGATTCCAGTAACACCGCCTCAATTCTGAGCGGAAATTTGGCTGTTATTTGATTCCAGTAACACCGTCTCATTTCTGAGCGGAAATCTCATGTTAGCGAACTTTGCCGTTATAGTATCACTGCTTGTCTCGTTAACACGAGCAGGCGGTTTGCTATAATCCTTTTTTTCTCGCGATCACTCACACCCGGCGCGTAAGAATTACGACCCGGACCAGCACGGGACGACAATTCGAACTATGACCAAGTCTAGCGCCCGGCGCGTAGTGTACGGCGCGAGACATTAGTATCCACGCAAAGAATATATTGAACAGATTAAACTACTATCGGTGTAGACTACTCAACATCCATTTTTTGAATTCGTAATACATTACCTCAATTTACGCTAGCAGTATATGACCTTTCCCCCAAGATACCTTGAATTCAGTGTAAAACTAGATAAGACTAGGCCGCGAataacaggtacatgtgtttccaaatactacaaggaaaaatatttaacatggcaTTCTTCATTACAATCAAACCCATAAGAGTAACCAGAAATCaaagatacatttttgaaagtttcCTTTGAGAGGAGGAGTACAGCACAGAACCTATATGTTTTTCATGAAAGCAGACATTAcagatgtacgtacatgtataagatacaaTAGGTCATC
Proteins encoded in this window:
- the LOC135465781 gene encoding 3-galactosyl-N-acetylglucosaminide 4-alpha-L-fucosyltransferase FUT3-like, giving the protein MTMNLKDLVSLRRMLIPLLMICFVTFAWQLDVMSSFTLDPKVLYLYPSVRPPNISRNQKLEHIDSSLTPETNQKHNQMRNAYLKRLAGLPRPEYRSAKLFKEFGEPVYKMLPSNSTRVKKILMWTGFFGNTSFIPKNISIGKNRYCIGTHNRTQLLSSDLVIMHARDMKQGAKSLPPERRPFQRWAYFVLESPFNRGLDVRQFNGIFNWTLTYRDDTDVAMPYFHVRKRERPLTPANYRELYANIYRSKSKLISYVNSHCHTPHSKRLEYMKELSQYIPVDMYGGCFKLKCHINTEDCTNLLTQYKFYLAMENGNCRDYITEKVGQPLFVWKAVPVVMGGGDPSDYERHLPPGSYIHSSGFESPEHLANYLLFLDKNPALYEMYHQWRKTHDGDNDLVAGFRDVCQALYDGDTKPSQTYRDFSEWYAEDTCKP